In the genome of Mercurialis annua linkage group LG8, ddMerAnnu1.2, whole genome shotgun sequence, the window AAGCATTAAGAATAGACACACGACACGCAACGCAAACATAGCGGACGGACTCATATTTTGTAATTACATTCTTATTACATTTTCCAACCAACTTGCTTTAATGACGTTTACTCACAAATCGATTTTCAATCATGTAGTTGGTGGTCAAGTAATTGCAAGCATTAATTCCAATAATAAGAATTGcaagaataaagaaagatagAACATTAAATCTCAGATTTGAATTAAACTCATACTACTCACAATATCCtatatttaaaagatttaactagacataattaaattaatcaacaTGAAAATTATATTGATAAGTCTTTATTTTATGTTAGTTTAAGATCATTTGTATTGTATATTTTAGTCTCTTATTGCATAAATTAGAGAGCTTTATACTCACTTTTAACTTttgtagtttttaattttatatgtaaatacTTAGCATTTTTGGGGTTTAACTGAATAAACAGAGCATAAATGAAGTGAAAGTCAATCCGGATTGATTCTATCAAGGCCAAGAAGAAGAATAATGGAGAATCAAGTCTAAATGTAAGCAAAGTGGCCGCTAAATCAGTCAATGAAAGTTTGAATCGAAAAGCTGAAAATTCGGACATAGCTCCGTATTCACATCATATCTGGAGTTAGAAATATCCAAATGATGTGATTACACATCTCATGGAAAAATAAGATATAGACCTACAACGTTCATGAATAAACCGAGTCCAAATTCGGACTCGAACGGGCTCAGAATCGTCCTCCAAGACGGAACTCATGCGAACCAAGGATCAAATTTCCAAGAGTCGGTAGAATGAGTACATACAGCCCCTTGGCCGGCCCGTAGCCGGCCCCCGACCTCTAGGCCGGCCCAAAACCGGCCTAGACCTGGAAAAGTTGCATTTTGGCTATTCCTGAAGGTTCCGGAAGCCTTGGTGAGCACTCTTAGGCATATTACACTCAATTACACCTGGAAATTAGTCAAGATTATATTCTTGGACAACACACAAGGAATTTGGCCTCCACTCAAACTCATTATGGAAGGAAAGCAACTTAGGCACCACAGCAGATCTTTATGGCAATTAAATGGCTCAAACTTGAGCATCACTTCACCTAATTATGGAAGAAAGGCTAAACTTGGGCATCACTCAAGCTAGTTATGGAAACAAAAGATCTCAAACTTGATCCTCACTCCACCTCATTATGAGACGAAGTAAATGCTTGCTTTGGGGAACACTTCTAGCTACACTATAAATAGTCTTCACTTGGAGAATAATAGACACACTTTTAGATAGACATTTTCACACTTCTTTGTATTCACAAATCCTCTCAACcattttctcttttctcttcttgtaTTTCATGTTCTTGAGGTATAACAATTCTATTGTTATGCTCAGTATAATAATGGATTGCTAAACCTCTAAACTAGGATTAGGGATGTAGCCTAATTTAGGGGAAATTCTTGATTATTTTGTATTACATCTCATCAATGTTTTAAGCAAGGTTTTTCTTTAATTCTCTTGTGATGATCATGAATGTTAAGATTGATCAACTTAATGTTTTTATCCTAGAATTCATGTGAAGGACTTAGCGGTGAAGCATGAATTTGGATCTAGAGATTAAacacaatttacttaaaaataaagATATGTCTAAGGAATTGTGATGGCGCTAATTGTTTTACTTAATGGGTTTAAATGATTAACATGGTAATTGAGAAATATCCAGAGTCATTTAAACACAAGTTTGTGTCTCGAGAGGGAACAAACATATTTTAGAAACAATTGTCATGAAAAAACTTTTGAGATGGAATATTAGATATGATGGAATTTCCCCTCAAACTATGGTGAAACCCGAAATTCTAGTTATTCCAAATCttgatattttattgtaaaatattcttttaatttttgtctatTACATAGTTGTTTTCAAACCAAACTCAAATTAACAGAACGGTTACTTAAACAGAAGTTAATTCAAATAACAATTTAAAGAGTTCGTCCTTGTGGATTCGACCTCGGATACTCCGAGCATTACTTGCTACAATTGATTCTGTATCTTTGCAGAATTAACCGATCAAATATCATGCATAATTGAAGAATAAAAGGAAGAATTAACAAACTTGAATAGTCTTGAATTGAAACTTGAATAAAATTCACCCTTGTGTTCTtcaatttgaaaactaaataaaataaggaCTAAAAGTAAATTAACTAATAGTAATCTGTTGTAAGCTAAAAACTAGACTGCTTTATATAGCCTTGAGTCATATCTATATATAGGGGAAGTCTTAGAGGTGTCTTCCAagtagaaatttaatccaactCGAAGTCCCAATAGGAATAGGACACTTCTTCGCGCTTTAGGAATCAAAATAGGAAAATTTGCGAAACAACATTCTGTCGAGGAAAAGATTTTTGTCGAGGATAAAAATTGCCTACCTCGACAGAACTGTTTTCCAAATAAGATTTCTGTCGAGGAACAAGATTCCGTCGACGACAAAAATTGTCTACCTCGATAGAATTATTATCTAAATAAGATTCCTGTCAAGGTATAAGATTATGTCGGCGACATAAATTTCCTACCTCGACAGAGCTGTTTTCTCGAGAAGGATTTTACCGAGGTACAAGATTTTGTCGAGGAAAAAAATGCCTACCTCGACGAATTCTATTTCGCCCATAATCTTCGACTTCTTCTCATTTTACTCATCAATCGATCCAACAAGCTCCTTATCAAAGAAACCTATAAAATCAACACTTTTCCTAAGCATAATACCTAAAAATAGaacaatataaaacatattgtaTATAAATTGTGTGTATCAGAGACTCGGAGTTGGCCgagtatttattatataattattgatactatgaactgctagaattaggttgGAGGCTCGGTTGCCCCCCAACagtggtttcttgcaggtttacgtgtttgtatgttatccgtaaggctagctatgggttttggtattacattacccataccctagcgccggtcgcgatccatgaaattgggtcgtggcAGTTTAATAGCCCGGAAAGTCATTTGATAAATGATATATTCATTTGAAAAACAACAAAACTCAATAGCTCAACCAAACCAACAATACATCAACACGCACACAAGGCATTCGATAAAAGTTCACAATGGACAAGCATGCTCAAACGGCTAAACATAAGCCTCACAACATACTAGCATGCTAACAATCATTTCAACATAATCCAACAATGCTAAACAACTCATGTTACATGTTTAAGTAATCAAAAGATAAAATGGCAACAAGTTTAATACTTAGCCAAAATCGGAAAAAACAAGCCAATTTCAACACAAGTATTCTATAACATTTAAATGAATCTTATTTAGATCATAATACACAAACCAATTGTATTTTCAGATTCAAACACATCAACTAATAATCATGCTTATCAGACAAATCAAGCTATGGCAATTTAACACACCACTTAGCATAACTCAAATCAACCTAACATATTCTTTCACTTTCTTAATGATACATATCACATCTATACTTTTAGAATAATTatgaaacaattattttaagaaACGCTCATACATAATGTAGTAGTTAAGTTTTTgactcttttattttaaaattattattgaaacCTTACACAGGTTTTAGCCAGTTGTATATGTTTtagaaataatttttctattaatatgtttaaactattgacaaaaatataaattattattgttatgcCTAATTATGTTGCAATAATTAAAAGCTATTGACTCGATCAAGTTACTAACTAGATATATTAGTTGTTCTCATTACTATTATTAATTTAACAAtgtcaattaaatattaaaataaaatgaaatatcaaaacaaaaaaaatagaagaaacaATGATGAAAACTACAAACTTAGGTATTGCATCTGCTTAAAATAGATTTAATGATGAccgaacaaaaaaatattataagtcaAAAACTAAAATAGAAGAACGATTAACAAAATATCCATGTAAACTTTTCAACGTGTCATAAGAAATAGAAAGGCAAATGCTTATAAATAGATATAATGCATAATATTTTACATTCATCCATAAGTTCTTTCAATTTTACAAAATGACAGTAATCGTCAACATCGTCATTTGCTTTGCAACATTTTTCTATTTCACTTGCTATTCTATGGCTACAAGCAATACTTCTTTACCAAAATTTCCAGCAATTTTCTTCTTTGGTGATTCCATATTCGACACcggtaataataattatattaagacAGTATTTAGAGCTAACTATCGCCCTTATGGTCAAGATATTAACGGGGGTGTTCCTACAGGAAGATTTTCTAATGGAAAACTCATTCCTGACATGTTGGCTTCTGTTCTCAAAATTAAGGACAGTGTCCCTCCATACTTAGATCCTAATCTTACTGATAATGATCTTATTACTGGTGTTAATTTTGCATCATCTAGTGCTGGATTCGATGAAAGAACATCTCTATTAAGTAACGCTATTCCTGTTTCAATGCAACTAAATCATTTTGAGGACTACATAGTAAGACTTAAAGGAATTGTTGGAGAGAAAAAGGCTATGGAGATAATTAATTCCGCTCTTGTGGTATTAGATGGTGGAACCAACGATTTTAACTTCAATATATTTGACATTCCAGCAAGAGCATTCCAAATGACGGCAACCCAATACATAGATTTTTTACTAAATAAGGAGGAAGAATCTATTAAGGTAACAATTAAATAAGCATTATGAATTTAGGGGCGTTTGTTTAGTTCAAACCAAAAtgaattagaatttaatattttataaatcaaattaagataaatttataaaaacataagATTGTTCTTTTGCTCatgtaaaacaaaaattaacagAAATTTGTTTActattaaaatgacaaaacttaattaaaaactTACTTTAAATGATGTCAAATTGCGCCGGATTAAATTTGCGGTTTGATTAAACTATTCGATTTTTGCACATATCTAAtagtttaattgttatttttaaaaattaatgaggtgcaataagattaataatataattgacTAAATATCGCAATTTTACAATTCTAAACTACTAATGAATATATATCTAatcattaaatatataattgtaTCAGAAATTATATGATCTTGGAGTGCGGTCCCTTGTAGTAGCTGGAATCCTTCCTATTGGCTCCTTACCTCTTCAAACAAGTACAAGACATATTGATCCATTTGAACTGCCATATAGTTTGgatgaacaaaataaaatatctcTCGATTATAATACGAAGCTCATCAGCCTATTAACTAAATTACAGCAGAGTCTGCCTACATCAAAATTTGTCTATACTGACTTTTATTTCACATTAATGGATATGATCACTAATCCCGTCAAATATGGTACGTATGgtgattaaataatataatttatgtatttataaaaataattaatattaagaaATGTTTTTCTTATATTAACAGGTTTTGAGGAAACAAAGGATGGGTGTTGTGGAAgtcttattttaaaacaaagtGTGTTGTGTGATCCGATTACTCCACCATGTAAAGATCCTTCAAAGAATATATTTTGGGATAGAATACATCCCACTTCAACAGCTTATGAGTATATCATCAATTTTATGGTGCAAAATGTGCTACCTAAATTTCTCTAATAGTTAAGGAATGATCGGggagattccagcaagcaatgAAAACGACACATC includes:
- the LOC126661541 gene encoding GDSL esterase/lipase At2g30310-like — protein: MATSNTSLPKFPAIFFFGDSIFDTGNNNYIKTVFRANYRPYGQDINGGVPTGRFSNGKLIPDMLASVLKIKDSVPPYLDPNLTDNDLITGVNFASSSAGFDERTSLLSNAIPVSMQLNHFEDYIVRLKGIVGEKKAMEIINSALVVLDGGTNDFNFNIFDIPARAFQMTATQYIDFLLNKEEESIKKLYDLGVRSLVVAGILPIGSLPLQTSTRHIDPFELPYSLDEQNKISLDYNTKLISLLTKLQQSLPTSKFVYTDFYFTLMDMITNPVKYGFEETKDGCCGSLILKQSVLCDPITPPCKDPSKNIFWDRIHPTSTAYEYIINFMVQNVLPKFL